The proteins below come from a single Aegilops tauschii subsp. strangulata cultivar AL8/78 chromosome 6, Aet v6.0, whole genome shotgun sequence genomic window:
- the LOC109773994 gene encoding uncharacterized protein translates to MVEIFDPSKGRFIVQELVGEVSLGAVDVECILALENHRLSAEGILGEEGEDVKDRVPPQFLSKTTGNIVIDDLIVDITKNKSADDDFLRRVVLVLLGIVLAPMSSKTVPKKYYALVDDVKRISKINWNAFTLRVLLDCLRNMRKGKHLRQWPRGNLALLQYLYWEKVQPLEGECAFNPSLSMEPLMRNWTEAAASRRDKFDYDHGRGRGNIKIEDNITKEYRAQERKVPEPEKPKMKPAVGAAKKSKLASNADEMMNLIMKRCMDYIRSQMKEIPEQVAERLLEKLNQNGVMYKPAAAAASGNNDADLEVDSFENGPPEKKEFVYKDDSDGIEPLIDLTQPDEPVVNQNNDDEEKTPAKLNVDKTTKPTDECGAIPKNPWIVALFSDNDMEGSVKDDLTPKLIDAAVMFVEAAARSEKNMTKRVYYDERGTSMTVESIRPIINAYQTHLALRVGHDRHLCPASRSKYLVDRAKARDNPKPSKYNMDSALSRAGAVHRVLDEYTVHDKSFIPLNVDNTHWITVVMHNLKKEFRVFDSLYPLEFSLDTVKALRLAIAIDMEEANRITPGKYPDVTMWHIIPQIDMPLQEDRNSCGLFVIEVMERWDGDRWTADFTQGTVNARRRRLVAELVLSPTNTLECVKNKIRDIAKKSKA, encoded by the exons ATGGTTGAGATTTTTGATCCTAGCAAGGGCAGATTCATTGTACAAGAGTTGGTTGGCGAAGTGTCTCTCGGTGCCGTGGATGTTGAGTGCATCTTGGCCTTGGAGAACCACAGACTGTCGGCAGAAGGTATTCTCGGTGAGGAAGGTGAGGATGTTAAAGATCGAGTGCCGCCTCAATTCCTGAGCAAGACCACAGGTAACATAGTCATCGATGATCTGATTGTGGACATCACAAAAAATAAATCTGCCGACGACGATTTCCTTCGGAGAGTTGTCCTCGTGTTGCTTGGAATAGTTCTTGCTCCCATGTCAAGCAAGACTGTACCAAAGAAATATTACGCATTGGTGGACGATGTGAAGCGTATATCCAAGATTAATTGGAATGCATTCACCCTCCGGGTTCTGCTGGACTGCCTTCGCAACATGAGGAAAGGCAAACACCTCCGCCAATGGCCGAGAGGGAACTTAGCTCTCCTGCAG TACCTGTACTGGGAGAAGGTTCAGCCTCTGGAAGGTGAATGCGCATTCAATCCTAGCTTGTCCATGGAACCTCTAATGAGGAATTGGACTGAAGCTGCAGCCTCAAGGAGAGACAAGTTTGATTATGACCACGGCCGTGGCCGTGGTAACATCAAG ATTGAAGACAACATAACCAAGGAGTATAGGGCGCAGGAGCGCAAAGTACCCGAACCAGAAAAGCCAAAAATGAAGCCCGCCGTTGGTGCGGCAAAGAAGTCCAAGTTAGCCTCAAACGCGGACGAGATGATGAACCTCATCATGAAGCGGTGTATGGATTACATACGCAGCCAAATGAAGGAAATACCGGAACAAGTAGCCGAG AGATTGTTAGAGAAGTTGAACCAAAATGGTGTGATGTACAAGCCAGCGGCTGCTGCGGCTTCCGGCAACAATGATGCCGACCTAGAAGTGGATTCCTTTGAGAATGGTCCGCCAGAAAAAAAAGAATTCGTGTACAAGGATGACTCTGACGGTATAGAGCCGCTGATTGATTTGACACAGCCTGACGAGCCTGTTGTAAACCAGAACAACGATGATGAGGAA AAAACACCTGCCAAGTTAAATGTTGACAAGACAACGAAGCCTACTGATGAGTGCGGTGCAATACCGAAGAACCCTTGGATTGTAG CTCTGTTTAGTGACAATGACATGGAAGGCTCTGTTAAGGACGATTTGACACCGAAACTCATCGATGCTGCTGTTATGTTTGTGGAGGCAGCTGCTCGGTCTGAGAAGAATATGACAAAAAGAGTTTACTACGACGAACGTGGCACCTCTATGACAGTGGAGAGTATACGACCG ATTATCAATGCTTATCAGACACATTTGGCTCTACGCGTTGGTCATGATCGGCACCTCTGTCCAGCCTCGAGGTCCAAATACCTTGTTGATCGTGCTAAGGCACGAGACAACCCTAAACCGTCGAAATACAACATGGATAGTGCGCTGAGCAGAGCTGGAGCAGTACATAGGGTTCTGGACGAGTATACCGTCCATGATAAG TCGTTTATCCCGTTGAACGTCGACAATACACACTGGATCACCGTGGTGATGCACAACCTCAAGAAAGAATTCCGAGTTTTTGACTCGCTCTATCCTCTCGAGTTCTCTCTCGACACTGTGAAAGCACTG CGACTAGCAATAGCAATTGATATGGAAGAGGCAAACCGTATTACACCTGGCAAATATCCAGACGTCACTATGTGGCATATCATACCTCAGATCGACATGCCACTACAAGAGGACAG GAACTCTTGTGGCCTTTTTGTGATTGAAGTTATGGAGCGTTGGGACGGGGATCGATGGACCGCCGATTTTACCCAG GGCACGGTTAATGCAAGGAGAAGGCGTCTCGTCGCCGAGTTGGTTCTCTCACCTACCAACACGCTCGAATGTGTGAAGAACAAAATCCGCGACATCGCAAAGAAAAGCAAGGCGTGA